From a single Leptospira levettii genomic region:
- a CDS encoding MFS transporter, translated as MNHSKLKLPIKMGYGFAETGITAVQLFTQIYLLKYYTEIVGLNSSLAGIALSISVIWDAISDPLMGRISDHTITRFGRRRPYIFIGGILLSISVLLLFSPPSISSQLGKFSYLLSVYLLVNTAMTIISVPHIALGGELSFERNERTSVFGWRLFFSNIGMLIGMIVPAAILQSLGDESAKENIITSRTVAGEIVSLVILVSSVITFLVTKGKDTIQSDKTKQLPFFMSFGSVLKNKMFLILLFAFVIATIGRTFNSAIALYYYEYRLGLKESQVVINILLPFFLVLMLSIGFWVWISKRIGKKIPAFFGVFGLGLLTVIVYPLFPYGELRPPLIAAFFGGIFAGSILIMDSILTDVVDYDEYKTGEKREGLYFGLWKMGVKFSQAFGIALTGFLLDFIGFQNGLTEQSSEVGFRLAMIFGPGVGFFFILGSIVFLFFPLTDAKHIQVQRILTKRTLKKIHR; from the coding sequence ATGAACCATTCTAAACTAAAACTTCCCATTAAAATGGGATATGGGTTTGCAGAGACTGGCATAACAGCCGTTCAACTTTTTACTCAAATTTATCTTCTCAAATACTATACAGAGATTGTAGGACTCAATTCCAGTTTAGCAGGAATTGCATTGTCAATTTCAGTGATTTGGGATGCAATTAGTGACCCACTCATGGGCCGGATTTCTGACCATACCATCACTCGTTTTGGAAGACGAAGACCTTATATCTTCATTGGTGGAATTTTATTATCCATATCAGTTCTTTTACTTTTTTCGCCCCCATCCATTTCTTCCCAACTGGGTAAATTTTCATATTTACTCAGTGTTTATCTTTTAGTAAATACAGCGATGACAATTATCTCAGTTCCTCATATTGCACTTGGTGGAGAACTAAGTTTTGAACGAAACGAACGAACTTCTGTGTTTGGTTGGAGGTTATTCTTTAGTAACATTGGAATGTTAATTGGAATGATTGTACCAGCTGCCATCTTACAATCTCTAGGTGATGAAAGTGCCAAGGAAAACATCATCACCTCACGGACTGTAGCTGGGGAAATAGTTTCTCTCGTAATCCTTGTATCTTCAGTCATCACCTTTTTAGTGACAAAGGGAAAAGATACAATCCAATCTGACAAAACGAAACAACTCCCATTCTTTATGTCATTTGGTTCTGTCTTAAAAAACAAAATGTTTCTCATATTATTATTTGCTTTTGTGATAGCAACGATTGGAAGAACGTTTAACTCCGCAATTGCCTTGTACTATTATGAATACCGATTGGGCCTAAAGGAATCCCAGGTAGTCATCAATATCTTATTGCCTTTTTTTCTTGTACTCATGTTATCCATTGGTTTTTGGGTTTGGATCTCCAAAAGGATAGGGAAAAAAATCCCTGCATTTTTCGGTGTATTTGGACTAGGCCTTCTAACGGTAATTGTGTATCCCTTATTCCCTTATGGAGAACTAAGGCCCCCTCTCATCGCAGCTTTTTTTGGAGGGATCTTTGCTGGATCCATTCTCATTATGGATTCCATCCTAACAGATGTTGTCGACTATGATGAATACAAAACGGGTGAAAAACGGGAAGGCCTCTATTTTGGACTTTGGAAGATGGGTGTAAAATTTTCCCAAGCCTTTGGAATCGCACTCACGGGTTTTTTACTCGATTTCATTGGTTTTCAAAATGGACTTACCGAACAATCAAGTGAAGTAGGATTTCGCCTTGCTATGATTTTTGGTCCAGGAGTTGGTTTTTTCTTTATCTTGGGTTCGATTGTTTTTTTATTTTTTCCCCTTACAGATGCAAAACACATCCAAGTACAAAGAATCCTAACAAAAAGAACATTGAAAAAGATCCATCGGTAA
- a CDS encoding acetyl-CoA acetyltransferase, whose amino-acid sequence MSEKVFVLGGEQTDFQRNWTKEGKTFMSMMREVLDDALEKVGISYDEIKRLNKENRVAVFVGNFDAEQYANQGHLGAFLTEVNPALYGVPGARYEAACASGSVALDAAITHIRAEDYDLAIVLGVEVMKTVSSSVGGDFLGTAAYYEKEAKGVQFPFPKLFGKLADVILERYELKEERFMDALAEISRINYANAKRNPKAQTRTWFMNKEHAMARGGDNNMAVGGRLCITDCSQVTDGAAVTILASKDYTKEYAKKTGRKIDDIPRVKGWGHRVAPITFEAKKQESVGDKYILPWTRQTVKDAYKRADLDVKNIDVFETHDCFTSSEYAAISAFGISEPGKEHIAIEEGTIDFGGKKPINPSGGLIGVGHPVGASGVRMMLDLYKQVTNTAGDYQVKGAKNGLMLNIGGSATTNFVFILGK is encoded by the coding sequence ATGAGTGAAAAAGTATTTGTACTAGGCGGGGAACAAACCGACTTCCAAAGAAATTGGACAAAAGAAGGAAAAACCTTCATGTCCATGATGCGTGAAGTATTAGATGATGCTCTTGAAAAAGTTGGCATTAGTTATGATGAAATCAAACGATTGAACAAAGAAAACCGTGTGGCTGTTTTTGTTGGAAACTTTGATGCAGAACAGTATGCAAACCAAGGACATTTGGGTGCTTTCCTTACAGAAGTAAACCCTGCTCTTTATGGTGTTCCTGGTGCTCGTTACGAAGCAGCTTGTGCTTCTGGATCGGTTGCACTTGATGCAGCGATCACACATATCCGTGCTGAAGACTACGATCTAGCGATTGTTCTTGGTGTGGAAGTGATGAAAACTGTTTCTTCTTCTGTGGGTGGTGACTTCCTTGGAACTGCTGCTTATTACGAAAAAGAAGCGAAGGGAGTTCAATTTCCTTTCCCTAAACTTTTCGGAAAATTAGCTGACGTAATCCTTGAGCGTTACGAACTGAAAGAAGAACGTTTTATGGATGCTCTTGCTGAAATTTCTCGTATCAACTACGCAAACGCAAAACGTAACCCCAAAGCACAAACTCGCACATGGTTCATGAACAAGGAACATGCGATGGCTCGTGGTGGTGATAACAATATGGCTGTCGGTGGAAGACTTTGTATCACTGACTGTTCACAAGTAACAGATGGTGCTGCTGTAACCATCCTTGCTTCAAAAGATTACACGAAAGAATACGCTAAAAAAACTGGCCGTAAAATTGATGACATCCCTCGAGTCAAAGGATGGGGTCACCGAGTGGCACCAATTACATTTGAAGCAAAAAAACAGGAATCTGTTGGGGACAAATACATCCTTCCATGGACTCGCCAAACAGTAAAAGATGCTTACAAACGTGCTGACCTAGATGTAAAAAACATCGATGTGTTTGAAACACATGACTGTTTTACTTCTTCTGAGTATGCTGCGATTTCTGCTTTTGGAATCTCAGAACCAGGAAAAGAACACATCGCGATCGAAGAAGGAACCATTGACTTTGGTGGTAAAAAACCAATCAATCCATCTGGTGGACTGATCGGTGTGGGTCACCCAGTTGGCGCATCTGGTGTTCGTATGATGCTCGACCTCTACAAACAAGTCACAAACACAGCTGGTGACTACCAAGTAAAAGGGGCTAAGAATGGTCTGATGCTCAATATTGGTGGATCAGCAACAACGAACTTCGTGTTCATCTTAGGGAAGTAA
- a CDS encoding SpoIIE family protein phosphatase, with the protein MFKTIFLPLTIRLEAFTHLVPVPFAIYMASITQEYSINEWLLFLVLCITSGTLMVLGGCLWRYLTLKKLSNQFESLQFEKNKETYTIGSNSKAKELKLFLYRYPFYEGFIIIIRWFVGVGLIFFSTPFFDLYRPTLWTTFILYMVMIPPISFVAYYFITENAFRNLFKLPLIRPIAIEPNEIPKFDYFKRILISFFALAALPVTVLGYMLISSANGNLNVQNPSLQVLIIGIIFIFPLVFVAYLVAKAVRQGLGETSHILDELSKGNFSVVSMPSSGDDFGQQSFHLNRVIQQLNTMYTEIFTLNVGLESKVKERTMELENSLEEVKKLKFQQDGDYFLTHLLLKPLGKNQVSSELVSIDFLLKQKKKFEFKGKEYEIGGDLNIAHNVILQGKKFSVFVNSDAMGKSMQGAGGALVLGAVFQSIIERTYLSSATFNQSPERWLKNAFIEMHKIFEGFDGSMLVSLVIGLIEEETGFLYFINAEHPWLILYRDEKASFLENELSYRKLGTKGLNSGIFIKTFRLLPGDKIISGSDGRDDLLLFNEQNESNQRQINQDENLILSYVEQGKGELEPIFKVLTKNGEITDDLSLIRVYYKGNLDTVSNTDVSKSYQTAKKLVEVGNIDAAIDSLQKQILSQPITNKRFHKLLAKLHFKRKDYIEATEHAQVYLESHPYDLSFMELSSILLRKAGRLDQAIEIAERIRLREPKAAKNTFHLIRLYLEKENQIRAKEILTEWETQFPTEQERTKKWKQILRLKFPNILI; encoded by the coding sequence ATGTTTAAAACTATATTTTTACCTCTTACTATCCGTTTAGAAGCGTTCACACATTTGGTCCCTGTTCCATTTGCGATCTATATGGCTTCCATCACACAAGAATATAGCATAAACGAATGGCTGTTATTTTTAGTTTTATGCATTACCAGTGGAACCTTAATGGTATTAGGAGGGTGCTTATGGAGATACCTCACACTTAAAAAATTATCCAACCAATTTGAATCTCTCCAATTCGAAAAAAACAAAGAAACTTATACAATTGGATCTAATTCAAAAGCAAAAGAACTTAAACTGTTTTTATACCGATATCCTTTTTATGAAGGATTTATCATCATCATTCGCTGGTTTGTTGGTGTAGGGCTTATTTTCTTTTCTACACCCTTTTTTGATTTATACCGACCTACTTTATGGACAACGTTTATCCTTTATATGGTGATGATTCCACCCATTTCCTTCGTTGCCTATTACTTCATCACAGAAAATGCTTTCCGAAATTTATTTAAACTTCCACTCATCCGTCCCATTGCGATCGAACCTAATGAAATCCCAAAATTTGATTATTTCAAAAGGATTCTAATTTCATTTTTTGCCCTTGCTGCGTTACCTGTTACAGTTCTTGGATACATGTTAATCTCAAGTGCAAACGGAAATTTAAATGTCCAAAACCCATCACTACAAGTTTTGATTATTGGTATCATATTTATATTTCCTTTAGTTTTTGTTGCCTATTTGGTAGCAAAAGCCGTCAGACAGGGATTAGGTGAAACTAGCCACATCCTAGATGAACTTTCCAAAGGAAATTTTTCAGTTGTTTCTATGCCTTCTTCTGGAGATGATTTTGGACAACAGTCATTCCACTTAAACCGTGTCATACAACAACTGAACACAATGTATACTGAAATTTTTACTTTAAATGTTGGATTAGAAAGTAAAGTCAAAGAAAGAACAATGGAATTAGAAAACTCTTTGGAGGAAGTGAAAAAACTGAAGTTCCAACAGGACGGAGATTATTTTTTGACACATTTGCTTCTAAAACCACTTGGGAAAAATCAAGTGAGTAGTGAACTTGTGAGCATTGATTTTCTCTTAAAACAAAAAAAGAAATTCGAATTCAAAGGTAAAGAATATGAGATTGGTGGTGATCTAAACATTGCCCATAATGTCATTCTACAAGGAAAAAAATTCTCTGTCTTTGTAAACTCTGATGCAATGGGAAAATCGATGCAAGGTGCAGGAGGTGCCCTTGTACTCGGAGCTGTTTTCCAATCAATCATTGAAAGAACCTATTTATCTTCCGCCACATTCAACCAATCACCAGAACGATGGTTAAAAAATGCCTTCATTGAAATGCACAAAATCTTTGAAGGATTTGATGGAAGTATGTTGGTATCTCTTGTAATTGGGCTGATTGAAGAAGAAACAGGATTTTTATATTTTATCAATGCAGAACACCCATGGCTCATCTTATACCGAGATGAAAAAGCAAGTTTTTTGGAAAATGAACTGAGTTACCGAAAATTAGGAACCAAAGGTCTCAATTCTGGAATTTTTATCAAAACCTTTCGGTTATTACCTGGAGATAAAATCATCAGTGGATCCGATGGAAGGGATGATTTATTACTCTTTAATGAACAAAACGAATCCAACCAAAGACAAATCAACCAAGACGAAAATTTAATTTTATCCTACGTTGAACAGGGTAAAGGTGAATTAGAACCAATTTTTAAAGTATTAACCAAAAATGGTGAGATCACTGACGATTTATCGCTCATTAGAGTTTATTATAAGGGAAATTTAGATACAGTTTCGAATACAGATGTATCAAAATCATATCAGACAGCAAAAAAACTAGTGGAAGTTGGGAATATTGATGCGGCTATTGATTCCCTTCAAAAACAGATTCTATCACAACCAATCACCAACAAACGATTTCACAAATTACTCGCAAAACTTCACTTCAAACGAAAAGATTATATTGAAGCCACCGAACATGCGCAGGTGTATTTAGAAAGTCACCCGTATGATCTTAGTTTTATGGAATTAAGTTCAATTTTACTTCGGAAAGCGGGAAGGTTAGACCAAGCAATCGAAATCGCCGAGCGGATCCGACTCAGAGAACCAAAAGCTGCCAAAAATACATTTCATCTGATTCGATTGTATTTGGAAAAAGAAAACCAAATTCGGGCGAAAGAAATCTTAACGGAATGGGAAACCCAGTTCCCAACCGAACAGGAACGAACAAAAAAATGGAAACAAATCTTACGATTAAAATTTCCGAATATCTTGATTTAA
- a CDS encoding SpoIIE family protein phosphatase codes for MNRNRKTLFWDLTIKLEAFTHTVPVPFAVYYAIITQKMEPNHWKIFIALCLVFATGIGLLGTFVRHLLLKYLFAKIEKMKPISDSSIPLTLEEKEYAKSVKILLFRYPLIEAIIIVIRWLSGVIPISLLFFYLVEYTPSVARSAIFTFVMIAPISFVTYYFISESAIRNLFDLPQFKNVELQERDIPKFNYFTRILVAFFSLAALPFVIFSYILYSLATGEIAVKDPMIPIVTVSFIFIIPLIVCSYVVAKSVNEGLNETSRSLGELAKGNFDVIVTPKSSDDFAKQAFYLNSVIGTLKNMYAEIRNLNEGLEEKVTLRTDELNQSLIDISKLKVQQDGDYYLIYQLLNPFTIQDTKSKQFLVNHFLRQKKSFEFKNQKYEIGGDINISHTIYLNEQKYLLFVNADAMGKSMQGAGGALVFGSVFQSIVQRTKTDPGFKNQSPEDWLRSNLQELQLIFETFDGTMLVSLSMGLIEEKTGKLFFLNAEHPMIVLLRNGKANFLYPIVSYRKLGTLGALPIKEVNEFQLQPNDVLFIGSDGKDDLLTKNDEGEWEVLSEDEIFLEIVENTKGKLESIISEIDSIGQVIDDISIIRISYETE; via the coding sequence ATGAATAGAAACAGGAAAACATTATTCTGGGATCTCACCATAAAACTGGAGGCATTCACACATACGGTTCCTGTACCATTTGCCGTTTATTATGCGATCATCACACAAAAGATGGAGCCAAACCATTGGAAAATCTTCATTGCGTTATGTCTCGTGTTTGCCACTGGGATTGGCCTCTTAGGAACTTTTGTTCGACACTTACTCTTAAAATACCTATTTGCCAAAATCGAAAAAATGAAACCAATTTCCGATTCTTCCATTCCACTCACTTTGGAGGAGAAGGAATATGCCAAATCGGTTAAAATCCTCCTTTTTCGTTACCCTCTGATTGAAGCTATCATCATCGTAATACGCTGGTTATCTGGTGTGATTCCAATCAGTTTATTGTTTTTTTATTTAGTAGAATATACACCATCGGTAGCTAGATCAGCGATCTTTACGTTTGTCATGATTGCTCCAATTTCCTTTGTTACTTATTATTTTATCAGTGAAAGTGCAATTCGAAACCTGTTCGACTTACCTCAGTTTAAAAATGTAGAACTCCAAGAGAGAGACATTCCTAAATTTAATTATTTCACAAGAATCCTTGTGGCATTTTTTAGTTTGGCCGCCCTTCCCTTTGTGATTTTTTCTTATATTTTATATTCCTTGGCAACTGGTGAAATTGCAGTCAAAGATCCAATGATTCCCATAGTGACTGTTTCCTTTATATTCATCATCCCTCTAATCGTTTGTTCCTATGTAGTCGCAAAATCAGTGAATGAGGGTTTGAATGAAACAAGTCGTTCGCTCGGGGAACTTGCCAAAGGAAATTTTGATGTCATTGTTACTCCAAAATCCAGTGATGATTTCGCAAAACAAGCGTTCTATTTAAATTCTGTCATTGGCACCCTTAAAAATATGTATGCTGAGATTCGAAATCTAAACGAAGGATTAGAAGAAAAAGTTACACTTCGTACTGATGAATTAAACCAATCCTTAATTGATATTAGCAAATTAAAGGTGCAACAAGATGGTGATTATTACTTAATTTACCAATTATTAAATCCATTTACCATCCAGGATACGAAAAGCAAACAGTTTTTGGTGAATCATTTCCTTCGCCAAAAAAAGTCTTTTGAATTTAAAAATCAGAAATATGAAATTGGTGGGGATATTAATATCTCTCACACAATTTATCTAAACGAACAAAAATACCTTTTGTTTGTAAATGCTGATGCAATGGGAAAATCCATGCAAGGTGCTGGCGGAGCACTGGTATTTGGATCTGTATTCCAATCCATCGTTCAACGAACAAAAACAGATCCTGGTTTTAAAAACCAAAGTCCTGAAGACTGGCTAAGGTCCAATTTACAAGAACTGCAATTGATTTTTGAGACCTTTGATGGAACGATGTTAGTTTCCTTAAGTATGGGTCTCATCGAAGAAAAAACAGGAAAATTGTTTTTTCTGAATGCAGAACACCCCATGATCGTACTACTGCGAAATGGTAAAGCCAACTTTTTATATCCCATTGTATCCTATCGCAAACTAGGCACACTAGGAGCCCTCCCCATAAAAGAGGTCAATGAATTCCAACTCCAACCCAATGACGTACTATTCATTGGATCAGATGGAAAAGATGACCTTCTCACCAAAAATGATGAAGGAGAGTGGGAAGTTCTCTCAGAAGATGAAATTTTTTTAGAAATTGTGGAAAACACAAAAGGAAAATTAGAATCCATTATTAGTGAAATTGATTCGATTGGCCAAGTCATTGATGACATTTCTATCATTCGAATCTCTTATGAAACAGAATGA
- a CDS encoding 3-hydroxyacyl-CoA dehydrogenase NAD-binding domain-containing protein: MREIKTVTILGANGAMGSGSAGVIAAFGGAKVHMLARDVEKAKQGIEAAVASVKTDTIRARMIPGSYDADLEKAVAESDWVFELVAESYEVKEPINTRIAKARRPGTIVSTVSSGLSIGRLAKAYDEDGQKHYYGTHFFNPPYKMILCELVTHSGNDKKVTQALGEYLEKVLGRAVVYTNDTPAFAGNRIGFQLMNEVAHFAEKYADKGGIALMDEIMSGYTGRAMGPLATADFVGLDVHKAIVDNIYDNTKDEAHETFKLPGYFQKLIDAGKLGMKSGGGLTKVVKHADGKREKFVYNIKTGEYDPYPKFDIPFIKEARQKIKDSDYKGAMDIVKNASGFEAEIARYFISRYISYSLSLVGEVVDTKENTDGAMGFGFNWVPASAFVDFLGGPKETIKMMEQSKIPVPKLLKDAKEGKKFYELGEKLDARSLFKG; this comes from the coding sequence ATGAGAGAAATCAAAACTGTCACGATTTTAGGTGCCAACGGAGCCATGGGTTCTGGAAGTGCAGGCGTTATTGCTGCCTTCGGTGGCGCTAAAGTCCATATGCTCGCTAGAGATGTAGAAAAAGCAAAACAGGGTATCGAAGCCGCTGTCGCATCCGTCAAAACGGATACCATTCGCGCACGAATGATCCCTGGTTCCTACGATGCGGATCTGGAAAAAGCAGTCGCAGAGTCAGATTGGGTATTCGAACTCGTGGCGGAAAGTTACGAAGTCAAAGAACCGATCAACACTCGTATCGCAAAAGCGCGCCGTCCGGGAACCATCGTTTCCACTGTGTCTTCTGGACTTTCCATTGGTCGTTTGGCAAAAGCTTACGATGAAGATGGTCAAAAACACTACTACGGAACGCATTTTTTTAACCCTCCTTATAAAATGATCCTTTGTGAACTCGTAACTCACTCTGGAAATGACAAAAAAGTTACACAAGCGTTAGGTGAATACTTAGAAAAAGTACTCGGCCGTGCTGTGGTTTATACAAACGACACACCTGCATTTGCTGGAAACCGAATTGGATTTCAGTTGATGAACGAAGTAGCTCACTTTGCAGAAAAGTATGCTGACAAAGGTGGAATCGCCCTTATGGACGAAATCATGTCTGGTTACACTGGACGTGCAATGGGCCCACTGGCAACTGCTGACTTCGTTGGACTTGATGTTCACAAAGCCATCGTTGACAACATCTACGACAATACAAAAGACGAAGCTCACGAAACATTTAAACTTCCTGGTTACTTCCAAAAGTTAATCGATGCTGGCAAACTCGGTATGAAATCTGGCGGTGGTCTCACTAAAGTTGTGAAACACGCTGACGGAAAACGTGAGAAGTTTGTTTACAATATCAAAACTGGTGAGTACGATCCGTACCCAAAATTTGATATTCCTTTTATCAAAGAAGCTCGCCAAAAAATCAAAGACTCCGATTACAAAGGTGCTATGGACATCGTGAAAAATGCATCTGGTTTCGAAGCAGAAATCGCACGTTACTTCATTTCACGTTACATCAGTTATTCGCTCTCTCTCGTAGGAGAAGTAGTGGATACAAAAGAAAACACTGATGGAGCAATGGGTTTTGGTTTTAACTGGGTTCCTGCGTCTGCATTTGTTGATTTCCTTGGTGGACCAAAAGAAACAATTAAGATGATGGAGCAGTCTAAAATACCAGTTCCAAAACTTTTAAAAGACGCAAAAGAAGGCAAAAAGTTCTACGAACTTGGCGAGAAACTAGACGCAAGGTCTCTTTTCAAAGGTTAA
- a CDS encoding methyl-accepting chemotaxis protein — MRKNLPVTQHEVEFQEGTKITSKTDLKGIITYVNEDFFKISGYTQEELIGQPHNLIRHPDMPGEAFRDLWETVKSQNSWVGLVKNRCKNGDYYWVDANVSPVYEDGKHIGYMSVRTKATKEQIQKAEVLYAKLNHGQTNESLRFGKLSAISSELVYFIQSFISLVLLLFFGSSYFINIPSIHNPWCFGVGVLVFSLSFILGYFKIQKNKNSFLRVIEYLKNLYKGNLKFDVYTDNGGSYSEVLNLIKKTQFEFRGMISQLIGNAEIVKTQIKGLTKAVEHIHVAFQELSFAMQSLSESSNVTKESSESIFHQMDALNHLIQSIRSEAMAVKFESTNAHHIAMEGKNRSDKAMSQFLKAKHQIFKTSESIKDLGEKTKVIRKITETIAAISEKTNLLSLNASIESARAGDAGKGFAVVAGEVGLLAEQSKKSAKEISLFISELTSKILQTVTDIEEGLSEVELGSNEFETVQAEMGKILSNSEGTKLSSEKINGSTEGTQEKSTSVLFNIEKIQNQLTHTSSIVEELSAAAHEQKQTVAAIEESIYNLDKVADRLDSVAFRFKF, encoded by the coding sequence GTGCGCAAAAATTTACCAGTCACTCAACATGAAGTAGAATTCCAAGAAGGAACAAAGATTACTTCCAAGACAGATTTAAAAGGAATCATCACATATGTGAACGAAGACTTCTTTAAGATTAGTGGATATACGCAAGAAGAACTCATCGGCCAACCTCATAATCTCATTCGACATCCCGATATGCCTGGGGAAGCCTTTCGTGATTTATGGGAGACGGTTAAATCCCAGAATTCATGGGTAGGACTCGTTAAAAATCGCTGTAAAAATGGTGATTATTACTGGGTCGATGCCAATGTTTCTCCTGTTTACGAAGACGGAAAACACATCGGATATATGTCGGTTCGTACAAAAGCGACGAAAGAACAAATCCAAAAAGCTGAAGTCTTGTATGCAAAGTTGAATCATGGACAAACGAACGAGTCACTACGGTTTGGGAAATTGTCTGCCATTTCTAGTGAATTAGTTTATTTCATTCAATCCTTCATTAGTTTGGTTTTATTACTATTCTTTGGTTCTTCCTATTTTATAAACATTCCATCCATTCATAACCCATGGTGTTTTGGAGTTGGGGTTCTTGTTTTTTCTTTGAGTTTTATATTAGGATATTTTAAAATACAAAAAAACAAAAATTCTTTTTTAAGAGTAATCGAATATTTAAAAAACTTGTACAAAGGTAATTTGAAGTTTGATGTTTATACAGATAACGGTGGTAGTTACTCTGAAGTATTGAATCTAATTAAAAAAACACAGTTTGAATTCCGTGGGATGATTTCGCAACTCATTGGAAATGCTGAAATTGTAAAAACCCAAATCAAAGGACTCACAAAAGCAGTAGAACATATCCATGTTGCTTTCCAAGAGTTATCTTTTGCCATGCAATCATTATCTGAATCCAGTAATGTGACAAAAGAGAGTTCTGAAAGTATCTTCCACCAAATGGATGCTCTCAACCATTTGATCCAAAGCATTCGATCGGAAGCAATGGCAGTTAAATTTGAATCAACCAATGCACATCACATTGCTATGGAAGGAAAAAATCGTTCCGACAAGGCTATGTCCCAATTTTTAAAAGCAAAACATCAGATTTTTAAAACTTCTGAATCAATCAAAGACCTTGGTGAGAAAACAAAAGTCATCCGAAAGATCACAGAAACTATTGCTGCCATTTCAGAAAAAACCAACTTACTTTCCTTAAATGCATCAATCGAATCTGCAAGAGCAGGTGATGCAGGAAAAGGTTTTGCAGTGGTTGCCGGTGAAGTAGGACTTCTTGCGGAACAATCAAAAAAATCGGCAAAAGAAATCTCATTATTTATCAGTGAGCTCACTTCTAAAATTTTGCAAACTGTAACAGATATTGAAGAAGGTTTAAGTGAAGTGGAATTAGGATCCAATGAATTTGAAACAGTGCAAGCTGAGATGGGAAAAATTCTATCCAACTCTGAGGGCACAAAACTTAGTTCCGAAAAAATCAATGGATCCACAGAAGGGACACAAGAAAAATCCACAAGTGTTCTTTTTAATATAGAGAAGATCCAAAACCAATTGACTCATACATCTTCTATCGTGGAAGAATTATCAGCAGCTGCTCATGAACAGAAACAGACAGTTGCAGCAATTGAAGAATCCATTTACAATTTAGATAAAGTGGCGGACAGATTGGATTCGGTTGCCTTTCGATTTAAATTTTAG